The region TGATATTAATGAAGCTAGATTACATGAAGTAGGTTCTAAATATGGCGCTAAAATTTATACAGGTGATGATTTATATAGCTTAGATGTCGATATTTATGCTCCTTGTGCTTTAGGTGCAACTATTAATGATGATACTGTAAATAAAATTCAAGCAAAAGTTATTGCTGGTGCAGCTAATAATCAGTTGGCTAATGAAGTAATACACGGTAAATTATTAAAAGAAAGAGGTATTTTATATGCTCCTGATTTTTTAATTAATGCTGGTGGTGTTATTAATGTGTATTCTGAGATTGCACATTTAACTAAAGCTCAGGTTATGGAAAAAACTGAAAATATTTATAATACGGCATTAGAAATATTTGATTTTGCTGAAAAAAATGCGATCACTACTCATCAAGCTGCATTTTCTATTGCACAACAAAGAATTGATGATAGAAAAAAAGAATTACAAAACGGCTAATTCTTTTCAATAAAAAATTGTAATTTTGTCCCGTTGAATGTTTTATTCAACGGGATTAATTTTAAAAATAAGTTCTTAGTCATGCTTAACAGAAGACATTTTAGAGTAAAAGTGATGCAAACAATTTATGCAATGCATCAACATCAAACCGACTCATTAGATCAACAAGAAAAATTCTTAATGCAAAGTATCGATAATGCACAAGATTTGTATCTATTGGTTTTATCAATTTTTGAAGAATTAAAAATCAAAGAACAAGAGTATTTAGATAGAGTTGCGAAAAAGCATTTGGCTACACCTCAAGAACGAAATCCAAATTTGAAATTTATCAATAATCAGTTTTTTAAAATTTTAGAAAAACATGATCAATTCCATGATAAATTAGAATTCAGAAAAATTAACAATTGGAAATTAAATGATGATACTATTTTGTTTCTTTTAGATGCTATAAAAGAATCGGAAGTTTATACAAAATATATGTCTACTCCATCTTCAACTTTTGAAGATGATATTTATTTTATTTCAGATTTGTTTACACAAGTAATTGCTCCTAATGATAAATTGTATGATTATCTTGAAGATTATAAAATTACCTGGGTAGACGATATTCCTGTAATAAACACTTTAATCAGTAAACAAATTAAGTCTTTAAAATCAATTGATAGTTCTATAGATTTGCCTCGTGTATTTAAAGATGAAGATGATAAAGAATTTGTTCGAAATTTATTTAGAAAAACAGTTTTAAATGAATTGGAATTTGCAAAAGAATATGAAAATAAAACCCCTAATTGGGATACTGAAAGAATTGCTGAAATAGATACTATAATTCTAAAAATGGCAATATGTGAATTATTGAAATTTCCATCGGTTCCAGTTAAAGTAACTTTAAATGAATATTTAGAAATAGCAAAAGAATATTCTACTCCAAAAAGTAGTATCTTTATCAATGGAATTTTAGATAATTTGGTTAAAGAATTCCAAGCAAATGATAAAATAAAAAAATCAGGTAGAGGTTTATTATAATTTATATTAAAATGAGAAAATTAGCCACTTTTTTAATTTTAAGTACATTTTTTATGGGTTGTAAAAAATCAAATAGTGAAATGACTATTGATCAAGACCCGCAGATTATTGAGAAAAGACAAAAAGAATTAAGTGAAAAATCAACAACAGTTTCATTTGATAAAATGGAACATGATTTTGGTGAAATAAACCAAGGTGAAATTGTTGAAACTGAATTTATAATGAAAAATACAGGTAATAATGATTTATATGTAATTGATGCGCACGGTTCATGTGGATGTACTGTACCAGAAGTTACAAAGGAAGCAATTAAGCCTGGAGAATCTACACCAATTAAAGTTAAATTTGACTCTAACGGGAAGAATGGAATTGTACAAAAATCTATCAATATTAGATGTAATACAGATAATTTGGTTGAAGTAGTAAAAATTAAAGCGAATATTAAAACAAACAAATAAACTATGAAAGACGGAATGATATTTATTCAATTAGGTTTAATGATAGCAGTTTTTTATTTCCTAATCATTATGCCTCAAAGAAAAAGAATTAAGCAAGAAAAAACTTTTGAAGCAAATTTAAAAGTTGGAGATAAAGTTATTACTAAAGCTGGAATTCACGGAAAAATTGCAGAAATAGCTGAAACAACAATAGTTTTAGAAACTATGTCTGGAAAAATTAAAATGGAAAAAAATGCAATTGCAGCTGATTTGACAATTAAATTAAATGAAAAAAAATAATATTTTTATTGTCAACAAATAAAAACAAAAAAAACAGCTTATTAGCTGTTTTTTTGTTTTTATCTAGATTTCAGTTAATTGTTTTGAGATTCTTGAACATATTAGATTTAAAAAGATTCTGCTATTATAACAAAGTTTTTATCCGATAATGTTGGACCATTCACATAGAATGTAACTCTGTAAAACTTATTGGCTGTAACATCTACAATCATTGTTGTTGATAATTCACCTAATAATAAGGGGGTTCCTAATGCTGTTAAATTTTGAAAAACATTATAGTTTCCCGTTGTAAATGTCAGTGAATAATCTAAAAATGTTGTTACACTTGGATCTAATTGTTTACAAGTTCCTGAATAAATAGTTTTATTAGCTGCATTTGCTAAGCAAACTTGAGGTCGTGTACTGCCCAATATCCCTGTAGAAAATCTAAATGTAAGGTCATCAATAGTAATTGTTTTGGAGCTATCACCAGCAGAAGCTGTATATATAATTTTGGCAATACTAGATCCGTTAGTTGCATTTTTTGTTGAAATTGTACTCCAAATTGGGGCTAGGTTTGTTCCTGTATTTATTTCTAAATTGTTGGATGTGGTATTGAAAATAACAGCACTTTTTGGCGTCATAGTGGAAACAAGAGCATCTCTTTCAGTTTGATTCATTCTAGGAGGGACCAAACCTCCTGTAGTAGAAACAATATCTAATGCTCCTTCTGGAGAGGTAGTACTAATACCTACTTGCGCATTTGTTATTTGAAAAATAACGCTTGTGAAAATTAATAGTAATGTTCTTTTAGTAATTAAATTTTTCATACGTATTTATGATTTAGATTTCTATAATGTAAATTTAGATTCATTGTATCATAAATAATTACTATATATAAATGTACTTTTTACGGCATAATAAAAAAAAAAGAGGCTATGATATACATAACCTCTTCTTTACCACAAAAAAACCTACTACTCTAAAATATTGTAAGAACGTGGGTAAATGTTTTTTAGAATGTAGTGTAAATAACTAGGTCAAAGTTAATTTAGTATTTGCTAAGTTATTTACTATAATTTTTAAAAAAAATTACGGTTTAAATTAATTTTAGTTTTTTTAATTCGGTTATTAATTCTTTATCCGAACCGTTATCCTGTAAAAAATAATTTTTAATTGCCGCTTTTCTTTTAACAATGGTACTTGATGAGACATTTAACAGTTCAGGAATTTTATTGCTTTTTATACCGGTTAAAATAAATTTTATAATTTGCAAATCAGTGAAATCCAAATTAAAATTAATTTCCATAATTTTTTTGATGGAACTATTTATGGTTGAACTGAAATAGTTTTGTCCTTTTTCTATTTTTTTAAATATTGTAATAAAGTTTTTATAATCAATATCACTTTTTGCAATTATAGCTTCAGGCTTGCAACTTGATAATAATCTATGAATATCCAAAGGAGAGGAAGACATGGATAAGATTATAATTTTACAATTGGTAAAATATTTTCTAATCAAATTTGCAATATCAACGCCGTCATATAAATTTTGCTTTTCAAAACAGGGTAAATTCAAATCTATTATTGCAAAATCAATTTTTTTTGATTTATTCATCTCTATTGTAAAGTAAGCTTCTTCACAATTATTTGCTATAATAAAATTGTTTAATGTATTGTTGTCAATTGTTGATATTAAATTTATATATCCATCAACAAGTATTGGATGGTCTTCAACAATAAAAATAGTTTTATCCTCTAACATAGTTCAATATGTAAATAAAAAAATTGAATATAAATTTCGCTTCAGTTATTTACACTCTGCTAAAGTAAGAAAATATTTCTTTATTTAAGGTAATTTAGCATTTTATTAATAAAAAAAGCATCCAATTTGGATGCTCTTTATTTGTTATTTTAATGCGGTTAACTCAGCTATCCTGATAATCACATCAATAGCTTTTTGCATACTTTCAACAGGGACATATTCATATTTGCCATGGAAATTATGGCCTCCTGCAAAAATGTTTGGACAAGGAAGTCCCATGAAGGATAATCTAGAACCATCAGTACCACCTCTAATTGGTTTGATTAATGGTTTAATACCTAAATCTAACATGGCTTGTTCAGCAATTTTTACAATATGCATTACGGGTTCAATTTTTTCTCGCATATTGTAATATTGATCTTTTATTTCTAAAATAGCTATATCTTCTCCAAATTGCTTTTTGTATTTTTTATTAAATTTAGCAATAACTTCCTCTACATATTTTTTTCTTGCATTAAATTTTTTACGGTTGTGATCGCGTATAATTAATTCTACTTTAGTGTCTTCAATACTTCCAGAAATACCAGTAACATGATAAAATCCTTCATAGCCACGAGTTGTTTCTGGAGTTTCGTCTTTTGGTAATTTAGAGATAAATTTATTTGCAAGAAGCATTGAATTAATCATTTTTCCTTTTGCATAACCAGGATGTACACTTTTTCCTTTAAATGTTATTTTAACTCCAGCAGCATTGAAATTTTCATATTCTAATTCTCCAATCTGACTTCCGTCCATAGTATAAGCCCAATCAGCACCAAATTTTTCAACATCAAAATGATCAGCACCTCTTCCAATTTCTTCATCTGGAGTGAAACAAACTTTAATGGCACCATGTTTAATTTCTGGATGTTGCACCAAATATTCCATTGCTGTCATAATTTCGGTAATTCCAGCCTTATCATCTGCACCTAAAAGTGTTGTGCCGTCTGTTGTAATAAGTGTTTGACCTTTGTATAAAAGTAAATCTTTAAAATAAGAAGGTGATAAGATAATGTTTTTTTCTTTGTTTAGAATAATATCATTACCATCATAATTTTTAACGATTTGAGGTTTTACATTTGCTCCTGTAAAATCTGGAGTAGTATCGAAATGGGAAACAAAGCCAATCGTAGGAACATCATGCTTTACGTTGCTTGGAAGTGTTCCCATTACATAAGATTTATCATCAATGGATACATCTGTTAGGCCAATTTGTTTTAATTCTTCAGCTAGTTTGTTAGCTAAATTCCATTGTTTAGCTGTACTTGGAGTTGTTGTTGAGTTGGGATCAGATTCTGTGTCGATAGTAACATAACTAATAAATCTGTCTATTATATGTTGCATAGTTTTAAATTTTAGCTATGCAAATATAGTGAAAGTCTTTTGTTGCAAATAGTAATTCTAAAATCAATAAAGTTATTAATGGGAATAAATTTTAGTCGGTGTTTTTGAAATTATATGTAATGGTACCTATTTGTTTGTCTGCAGCGGTATCGCTAGCTTGCCATTTTGTTTTCAATGCATACTGACGTGCTAATGCTATAAGACAAGCATCGGCTTTTGTTCCTTTGCCATTTGAGGCGCTAATAGTATTTCCTGCTTTATCAACTATTACTTCTATTACAACTTTTCCAAATGAGTTACATGAATTGCCTACCTCTGGTATTCTTGCAGGTCTTCTTCCAGCTAAATTATAACTTGCACCTCCGCCAGAACCACTACCACTTCCTGATCCGTTACCGCTTCCATTTCCAGTACCATTTCCGGTACCGTTTCCGCCACCAGTTCCGCCACCAGAACCCCCATTGCCATAATAGCTATTTGAGTTTAAATCGCCATTTGATTTTCCTTTGTTTCCGCCCACATTGTCATCACCATCACCACCTTTGTTTTTGCCCTTAAGCATGTTAGTTAGCGCAGAATTTGTTTTTTTTACTGGTGTAGTATTTTCTACAGGTTTTGTGTCTTTGGGTTTGTTTTTTGTTGTTATGTTTGTTTTAGGCGGCGTTTTTACTTCCGCACCTACATTATCTTGCGTTAAAATTTCATCGGGTACATTTTCTTCTGGTGTAGCTTTGGAAGTTTCTTGCATTTTTACTTCCAGTGTTTCACTTAAGTAATCGTCTCCTTTACCTAAATCACTATCGCCAAAATTAACTGTAGCACCGCCACCACCGCCACCTTTTGCAATTAAAGCTTCAGTTTTTCCATAAGGTGGCCAAAATCGAATAAAGAACATTATTGCAATTATTGTCATATAAATGAATAATGCAATTGCAATTGATTTTTTTTCGTTGTTTTTATTTTCGTTTTGTACTTTCATGGATATTGTTTTCAACGAATAAATGTATAAAATATTGTTTGATTAAAAAAATACTAACAAGAATTAAGCCGAAATTATATGATTTATGAAATAAGAATGTCAAGTATAGCCGGGATAGGAGCAAGTACCTTGTACTGTGGATAGCCCGTGGAGATGTGTTATGAAAATATATTGTGTGCTCCTAGTAAAAAAAAATCCCGATAGGTATCGGGACTTGTATTTATTCTGCTGCTGGAGCTTCTTCTTTTGGTTCTGCAGATAATGCCTCAACCGTTACATAACCCTTAGGTTGAAGTAAATTGTACCAGTTTACTATTTTTTTAATGTCTGAAGTATAAACTCGGTCTTCATCAAATTCGGGTAAAATTTCTCTAAAATAGTCTCTTAATGCTGCATCACTTTCTTTATGAGATAACGCTAATCCATCATTTTCTTTAGTTGCGATAGCTTTGAAAACCTCTGCTAAACGTACTTCTTCTGTGTAAGTATAAACTGCAATTTCTGATAATAAACTAACGTTACTTCTCATTCCCACTGTTACTTTTTTTCCATCAACTAATGATTCAGCAACAAATCCTGTACGTGTTTGAATTTTTAATTCAAATAAACCTGGTTTCCCAGATATAGCTAATATTTTTTGAAAGCTCATTGTGTTTTTTATTTTTTAGGTTGGCAAATATATTTTTTTATATGTAATATGCAAAAGTAATTTTTTAAAATAGTGCTAAATTATTTAATTTTGAGATTAGCAAATTTCATTTTATAATCAGGTCTAGCTTTTCCTTCCATAATATTTTGTAATTTTTTTCCAATCATTTTTTTTCTTAATGCAGATAAGTGATCGGTAAATAAAACACCTTCAATATGGTCGTATTCATGTTGAATTACTCTGGCAATCAGACCGTCAAATACTTCGGTTTTCTTTTCAAAATTTTCATCGAAATATTCAATAGTAATTTTTTCATGACGAAAAACATCTTCACGAACATCTGGAATACTTAAACAACCTTCATTAAATCCCCAAATTTCACCTTCTTCTTTAACAATTGTAGCATTAATAAAAGTTCTTCTAAAATCTTTTAATTGTTCTGCTTCTTCTTTAGAAACTTCATCGCTATCTGCAAATGGAGTAGTGTCAACAATAAATAATCGTATTGCTAATCCTACTTGGGGTGCAGCCAAGCCAACACCACAGGCATGATACATTGTGTCATACATATTTGCGATAGTTTCTTTAAGGTTTGGGTATTCTGGAGTAATTTCTTCTCCAATTTTTCTCAATACCGCTTCACCATATCCATATATTTGTAAAATCATATTCTTTCATTTTGAAAGTGCAAAAATATGAATTTTACTTGTTTTTTAAGGTATATTTCTGTTTAAAAAATCTTGTAATATAATTGTTGCAGCAATCTCATCAATAAGTGCTTTGTTTTGGCGCTGTTTTTTCTTTAAGCCACTATCAATCATAGTTTGAAATGCCATTTTTGAGGTAAAACGTTCATCTACTTTTACCAAAGGTAAATTAGGGAATTTGTTTTGAAAATTTTCACAAAACTTTTCAATATATATAGCACTTTCCGATGGTGAACCATCCATTTGTTTTGGTTCCCCAATAATTACTTTGTCTACTTTTTCTTTCGAAAAATAGTTGGTTAAGAAATCAAATATGACTGGCGTTTCAATTGTAGTTAAACCACTTGCAATAATTTGCATTTCATCAGTAACCGCAATTCCTGTTCTTTTTTGGCCGTAGTCAATAGATAGTATTCTTCCCATATTTTTAAAATAGTAAGCAAAAATACAATTTTACATCATTTAAATCGTTATATAATTCACTTAATCTTATCTTTTATGAGAAAAATTCACTATTTATTCCTAATGTTTTTTATAGTGCTTTCCTGTAATAAAAATCAAATCTACCATTCATTTGAAAATTTACCAGAAGATAAACGATGGCTTTGTTCTTTGGTTCAAAAACATGAATTTACTATTGAGGAAGAAGCTAATTATAGTGTTTATTTAAATATTAGTAATGTTTTTGGAACTGAAATGAAAACATTTCCAATTGAATTAGAAATTACAAAACCTAATGGATCGATTGAAAAAGCTACTATTGCTGTCGATTTATCAGTAGCTGATTGTATTGGGGATATTTGTGATGTAAAATTTCCAATTAGAGAAAATCTTAAATTAGAAAAAGGTGTTTACAAAATACAATTTATCCCCAAATCAACTTATGGATTTGTACCTAATATTATAGGAGTTGGTTTAACAGTGGAAAAAGCGCAATTAGTAAAGGAGTAAAAAGAAAACTTTTATTTTATTTTAAATTTTCCTTTTAAATATTCAATTGCCATTTTGTTCGCTTCTGAAGCATCTTTTTCGTTATATTTTGGATTACTTGGATTTGCAAAAGCATGTTCAGATTCGAAAATTTTATAATTTAAAATTTTATTTGCAATTTTCATATTAGCAGCAAATTCTTCAATAATTTCTTTTGAAATCCAATTCTCAGTTGCAAATAATCCGAGCACATCACAATTTAAATTTTTTAATTTTTCTACATCTTTAACAGGCATTCCATAATACATAACAGCACCTATGGCTTGTTTTTTACTCATAATGGCTGATTTTAAAGACCATCCACCACCAAAACACCATCCAATAGAAGCTATTTTTGCTTTTTTACCCACAAATGAAAGTGCTCCTGACACTATAGTTTCTAATCTTCTTTCATCAGTACCTTGCATGTATTTTGCAGCATCTTCTGATTTTGTAGCTACTTTTCCATCATACATGTCAATTGCCAAAACATTAACTTTGCCTTTTAATTCATTATAAAAAACATCACTTTGTTTTTTAATATGATCATTTAATCCCCACCATTCTTGGTAAACAAATAACCAATCATTTGTTTTTTTGTTGGCCATTATTACATAACCATTGGCTGTTTTTCCATCAGAAGTTGGGAAAGTAATCATTTTGCCTCCAACTGAACTTTCATGAATATAAAAATTAGGATTGGCATGAGAAGCAATAAATTTTTGATCTGAAGTAAAACTAGACATGTTCCCATCGTTTGATGAAAAGGCAAGTTGACAACATGATTGTGAATAAATAGTGCTTAATGATAAAAGCGATACTAGTAGTAAAATCTTTTTCATAACAATTTTTTTTTCTTTTTCGATCACGAATTTAAATCAATTACAATTGTAAATACAGCGTTTAATAAAGTAAAAATTTATGGTTCAATAAGTATAATTGATTAAAAAAACCTGCACTATGCAGGTTTTTCAATTAATTTTTTTTTGGTTTTTGTGATTGGTAAATAAAATAAAAACCTAAGATAATGAATGGTATACTTAACCATTGACCAGTAGACAATGCGTTAAACAGTGGATATTCTTCAAATCCGCCTTGACTTTCTTTAACAAACTCTACACCAAATCGTATTGACCATAATAATACTAAAAATAAACCAAATAACAAACCTGATTTGTTTCTAGCATCTGTTTTCCAATATAAATACATAAGTATAATAAAAACAGGTACATATAATATTGCTTCATATAATTGTGCAGGATACCTATACGGAATTGTATCTAAAATGTTTTTAAACTGTACATCTTTTTCTATTGCATTATAAGCTTGTGCAGCATCTTGAATATTTGTTGCTTTTATTACTTCTCTTGTACCTAACCAATCTTCTCCTTTGATGAATTTCATCGCTAAAAAACTATCTGCTGATGTTGGTTTGCCAAATATTTCAGAGTTAAAAAAATTTCCTAGACGAATGAAAATTGCTCCAAATGAAACTGGAATAACAATTCTATCTAAAATCCAAAGTAAAGGTCTTTTTAAAACTTTTTCTTTGATGTAATACATAGTAATGATGATTGCAATTGCAGCACCATGACTGGCTAATCCACTAAATCCAGTAAAATGAATTCCATTTTGTGTACTTATTGGTAATAATATGCTTAAAGGATCTTGAGTGAATAATTCGGATTGATAAAATAGAACATGTCCTAATCGGGCACCAAGCATCGTTGCAACTATAGTATAAACAAATAGTTTGTCTAGTTTTTCTATTGATTCATTTTCTCTAATGAAAATGTACTTCATAATGTACCATCCGAAAGCAAAAGCTGCTACCCATGTAAGGCTATAAAAACGAATCATGAAAAAACCTAAATCAATTCCTTCTGTTGGATTCCAAATCATATTTTATATTTTATAATTAATTAAAAATTTAGGGTACAGGGTTATAACCGCTTTTTCCCCAAGGATGACAGCTAACAATTCTTTTAATCGCAAGCCATCCGCCTTTAATTAAGCCATGTTTTTCTAATGCTTGAATGGAATAAGTTGAACAAGTAGGTTCAAATCTACAAGCGGCAGGAGTCAAAGGCGAAATCACTAATTGATAAAACCGAATTAGTAGTTTAAAAGGGAAAATAGCTATTTTTTTTAAAAGCATTTATTGCTGACTTTTTGGCAAATATAGGTATAAAAAGGTTAAAATAAAGTGAAATTTTAAGGTTAAAATAAATTTTAAACTATGATATAAATCAGTTTTTATTGACTAATGCCAACCTAAATTTGTCCTGTTAATTTAAAACAAACAGAAAAATGAAAAAATTATTATTATTAGCTGGTATTGCATTATTTAGTTTAACATCAAATGCACAAGAAGAGAATAAAGGTTTAGAAGGAACTTGGTGGGCTGCAGGTCAATTGTCTTTTGGTTCAAATGATAATGGTACTGTAAAAACTACATCTAATGCTATTATTCCAGTAGTTGGTTATTTTGTTGCTCCAACAACAACTATAGGTTTAGGTGTTGGTGTTATTAATGGAAAAGAAGAAACAACTTTAGCAGGAACTACTACTACAACAGGAGAGACTTCTGCTTTCATTATTCAGCCTTTAGTTAGAAAATATTGGGGAATTGGAGGTAAATTTTTCTTATTCGGTCAAGCTTCATTACCTATGACTTTTGGAAAAGATAAAATATCTGATGACAAAACAACTTCAATAGGAGTAGACTTAGCGCCAGGTTTTGACTTTATTGTTAATAAATGGATGACAGTTGAAACATCTTTCTCATTAGTTAATTTTACTACTAGTACAATTGATCCAAATGTAGGTGATAAAACTACTAACGTAAGCTTTAATGCTAATCCATTTGATTTAACAGGATCTAGAAGTGTAGGTGGATTAAGAGTAGGTGTAAAATTCTTATTCTAAGTAAAATATAAAAGTAAATTAATAAGAGCAGATTAAATTTCACTTAAGTGTAAATGTTTACTCAAGTTCTAGTTTAATTTTTGGTTAGGAAAAAGCCACTCTGTAAGGAGTGGCTTTTTATTTTATAAGAATAAATTATTTTTAATAGTTAAAGGTTGTACCTTCTTTACCATCTTTTAATTGAATACCAAGTGCTGCAAGATTGTCTCTAATTTCATCTGATAAAGACCAATTTTTATTTGCTCTGGCTTCATTTCTCATTTGAATTAACATTTCTAATACGGCATCAAGTTTATTTGCGTTTTGACTACTTTCTTTCTTAGAAGCTAATCCTAAAACATCAAAAGTAAAATTGTGAATAGTTTTGGAAAAAACTGCTAAATCTTCGGCTGTTAATGTTTCTTTTTTATCATTAATTAAATTGATGATACGCACAGCTTCAAATAATTGTGCAATTAAAATAGTCGTATTAAAATCATCATTCATTGCGTCATAACAAGTTTTTTTCCATTCCGGAACATTGAATGTAGAATTTTGACTTGGTTGTAAATTAGGTAATAATTCAATGGCTTCCATTAATCTATTATATCCTTTTTCACTTGCTATTAAAGCATCATTTGAAATGTCGAGTACGCCTCTATAATGTGCTTGTAAAAAACAAAAACGAATTACTGAAGGATGAAATTCTTTTTCAAAAATTGAATTAGTACCTTCGATTAATTCCATTGGTAAAACAAAATTCCCTGTAGATTTACTCATTCGAAGACCATTCATGGTAAGCATGTTAGCGTGCATCCAATAATTTACAGGGCTTTCATGATTGCAGCCTTTGCCTTGTGCTACTTCACATTCGTGATGAGGAAATTTTAAATCTAATCCTCCTCCATGAATGTCAAATTTTTCACCTAGATATTTGGTACTCATTGCGGTACATTCTAAGTGCCAGCCAGGAAATCCTTCTCCCCAAGGAGAATTCCATCTCATTATATGTTCGGGAGATGCTTTTTTCCATAAGGCAAAATCTTGCGGATTTTTCTTTTCGTTTTGACCGTCAAGATCTCTTGTATTGGCAAATAATTCATCAATATTTCTATTGCTCAATTCGCCATAATTTAATCCACGTTTATTGTATTCAAAAACATTAAAATATACAGAGCCATTGCTTTCATAAGCTAATCCGTTTTCAATTAGTTTTTGAGTCAGTTCAATTTGTTCAACTATGTGTCCAGTTGCTGTGGGTTCAATTGTAGGTGGAAATGCATTGAAAAGTTCCATTACTTTATGAAAATATACTGTATACTTTTGTACAATTTCCATAGGTTCTAACTTTTCTAATCTTGATTGTTTTACAAATCGATCGTTATTAACATCTCCATCGTCTGTTAAATGTCCAGCATCTGTTATGTTTCTTACATACCTAACTTTGTAACCTAAATGGTTTAAGTATCTAAATACCATATCGAAAGATAAAAATGTTCGAACATTACCTAAATGAACATAACTGTAAACCGTTGGCCCACAAACATACATTCCAACTTTTCCATCATGAATTGGTTTAAAAACTTCTTTTTCTCCTGAAAGTGAATTGTATATTTTTAATTGATGTTGCTTATAAAGTTCCATTGGTATAATTTACTTTGATAGGTGTTTAATTTTGTATGTAAATGTTTAAAATTGTGTATCTAATTTTATATAATCTAAGAATTCTCTTCTTACTTTTTCATCTTTGAATTTGCCGCCAAATTCTGATGTTACTGTACTGCTTTCAATGTCTCTAATTCCTCTTGAATTAACACACAAGTGTTTGGCATCAATAACACATGCTACATCTTCAGTATTTAAAACGCTTTGTAACTCTTTTACAATTTGAATTGTTAGTCTTTCTTGTACTTGAGGTCTTTTTGCATAATAATCTACAATTCTATTCATTTTAGAAAGTCCAACAACAGAACCATTAGAAATATAGGCTACATGTGCTCTTCCAACAATAGGTAATAGGTGATGCTCACAAGTAGAATATACAACAATGTTTTTTTCAACTAACATTTCTCCATACTTATACTTATTGTCAAAAGTAGAAGAACTAGGTTTTTTATTAGGGTTTAATCCTCCAAAAATTTCTTTAACAAACATTTTAGCAACTCTGTTAGGTGTTCCTTTTAGACTATCATCTGTT is a window of Flavobacterium indicum GPTSA100-9 = DSM 17447 DNA encoding:
- the pepT gene encoding peptidase T; its protein translation is MQHIIDRFISYVTIDTESDPNSTTTPSTAKQWNLANKLAEELKQIGLTDVSIDDKSYVMGTLPSNVKHDVPTIGFVSHFDTTPDFTGANVKPQIVKNYDGNDIILNKEKNIILSPSYFKDLLLYKGQTLITTDGTTLLGADDKAGITEIMTAMEYLVQHPEIKHGAIKVCFTPDEEIGRGADHFDVEKFGADWAYTMDGSQIGELEYENFNAAGVKITFKGKSVHPGYAKGKMINSMLLANKFISKLPKDETPETTRGYEGFYHVTGISGSIEDTKVELIIRDHNRKKFNARKKYVEEVIAKFNKKYKKQFGEDIAILEIKDQYYNMREKIEPVMHIVKIAEQAMLDLGIKPLIKPIRGGTDGSRLSFMGLPCPNIFAGGHNFHGKYEYVPVESMQKAIDVIIRIAELTALK
- the nusB gene encoding transcription antitermination factor NusB; amino-acid sequence: MLNRRHFRVKVMQTIYAMHQHQTDSLDQQEKFLMQSIDNAQDLYLLVLSIFEELKIKEQEYLDRVAKKHLATPQERNPNLKFINNQFFKILEKHDQFHDKLEFRKINNWKLNDDTILFLLDAIKESEVYTKYMSTPSSTFEDDIYFISDLFTQVIAPNDKLYDYLEDYKITWVDDIPVINTLISKQIKSLKSIDSSIDLPRVFKDEDDKEFVRNLFRKTVLNELEFAKEYENKTPNWDTERIAEIDTIILKMAICELLKFPSVPVKVTLNEYLEIAKEYSTPKSSIFINGILDNLVKEFQANDKIKKSGRGLL
- a CDS encoding DUF1573 domain-containing protein encodes the protein MRKLATFLILSTFFMGCKKSNSEMTIDQDPQIIEKRQKELSEKSTTVSFDKMEHDFGEINQGEIVETEFIMKNTGNNDLYVIDAHGSCGCTVPEVTKEAIKPGESTPIKVKFDSNGKNGIVQKSINIRCNTDNLVEVVKIKANIKTNK
- the ruvX gene encoding Holliday junction resolvase RuvX, translated to MGRILSIDYGQKRTGIAVTDEMQIIASGLTTIETPVIFDFLTNYFSKEKVDKVIIGEPKQMDGSPSESAIYIEKFCENFQNKFPNLPLVKVDERFTSKMAFQTMIDSGLKKKQRQNKALIDEIAATIILQDFLNRNIP
- a CDS encoding DUF5606 family protein; its protein translation is MSFQKILAISGKPGLFELKIQTRTGFVAESLVDGKKVTVGMRSNVSLLSEIAVYTYTEEVRLAEVFKAIATKENDGLALSHKESDAALRDYFREILPEFDEDRVYTSDIKKIVNWYNLLQPKGYVTVEALSAEPKEEAPAAE
- the yajC gene encoding preprotein translocase subunit YajC, producing MKDGMIFIQLGLMIAVFYFLIIMPQRKRIKQEKTFEANLKVGDKVITKAGIHGKIAEIAETTIVLETMSGKIKMEKNAIAADLTIKLNEKK
- the def gene encoding peptide deformylase — translated: MILQIYGYGEAVLRKIGEEITPEYPNLKETIANMYDTMYHACGVGLAAPQVGLAIRLFIVDTTPFADSDEVSKEEAEQLKDFRRTFINATIVKEEGEIWGFNEGCLSIPDVREDVFRHEKITIEYFDENFEKKTEVFDGLIARVIQHEYDHIEGVLFTDHLSALRKKMIGKKLQNIMEGKARPDYKMKFANLKIK
- a CDS encoding response regulator → MLEDKTIFIVEDHPILVDGYINLISTIDNNTLNNFIIANNCEEAYFTIEMNKSKKIDFAIIDLNLPCFEKQNLYDGVDIANLIRKYFTNCKIIILSMSSSPLDIHRLLSSCKPEAIIAKSDIDYKNFITIFKKIEKGQNYFSSTINSSIKKIMEINFNLDFTDLQIIKFILTGIKSNKIPELLNVSSSTIVKRKAAIKNYFLQDNGSDKELITELKKLKLI